CCAGGAGCCGTTTATAGAAAACAATTTTCCATGGCTGAACATGGGTAAGCTAAGAGCCAGTTATGGTACCACCGGTAACGACCAGATATCTAACTATATCTATCTCCCATTGCTTTCATCAGCAGGTACCTATCAGGGGCAATCGGCCCTTTACCGCGCCACACTTCCCAATCCCGGGGTGAAGTGGGAAACCACCCGTAAACTGGAATTTGCGCTGGAACTGGCTATACTGAATGGCCGCTTCCAGTTCACAGGTGATTACTACCGTAACCGTTCCGCTGATCAGCTGCTCTCCGCCGCATTGCCCACCCAATCCGGCTACAACAGCTACACCGTTAACATGCCTGCGCTGGTGCAGAACTCGGGTGTGGAACTGGAATTGACCACGGCTAACATCCGTTCCCGGCACTTCTCCTGGAACACTTCCTTCAACATCACCTTTCCCCGGAATAAACTGGTGGAATTCCCGGGCATCGAAAAATCGTTCTATGCCAGCAGTTATCTCGTAGGGCAACCGATAGACCTGGTGAGAAGGTATGTGTATAACGGCTACGATCCGGCAACAGGTATACCGCAGTATGAGGATCTGAACAAGGATGGCGTGATCGACTTTAACAACGACAGGAAAATCATTTCGCCGGGAACACCTTATTTTGGCGGGCTAAACAACACATTCACCTGGCGGAACTGGGATTTTAGTTTCTTCTTCCAGTTCAATCATCGCAAAGGCGTCACTAATAATTTCAGCATACCAATAGGCAGCAGCAGAAGTAATCAGAATACTTCACTGCTCGACAGATGGAGGCAACCGGGCGATGTAGCTGCCTACCCTGCTGCCACCTCCACCTCTGGCACCCCTATCTACAACGGCTATACGCCGTATTACAGTTCTACTGCAATATGGGGCGACGCCAGTTACCTGAAGCTACGGTCGTTGAGCCTGGCGTATACCCTGCCGGCTTCATGGACGGCTAAAATGAAACTCAGCAACCTGAAGTTGTATGCAGAAGGCCAGAACCTGTTCACCTGGGCGAAGAATAAATATATCTACGACCCTGAAACGAGCACGCCCGGCGGCGCACCCGGATTGGGCACCGGGGCTATAGCCATGCCACCGCTGCGGACAATTGTATTTGGTATCAATTGCTCATTCTAAAAACGGATCCTTATGTTACATCTCTCTATAAATAAAAAAATAATAACGGCTTTACTATTAACAGGAAGCATATTTACTTCCTGCAGGAAACTGGTAGAAATAGGCCCTCCTGTTACCCAGGTAGGACTGGATCAGAGCTTCGCATCAGATGCCACTGCCAGCAGTGCCGTGCTGGGTATCTATAACAACAGTTATACCCGTAGTGGGTTATTTCCCATGAGTGAGCTGCCCGGCATTTCTGCGAACGAATTGCAGAATAATGTGCCCGGTCCTTCATATGATGAGTTTAAAAGTAACAGTATTACCGTTACCAATGGCCTTGTAGCCAATACGCTATGGTATGGTAACTATGCAGTACTCGCGCAGGCCAATGCCATGCTGGCCGGCATCACGAAAAGCAATACCCTGTCGGCTTCCGTCAAAAGCCAGCTGACAGGTGAAATCAAAACATGGCGTGCCTTCATGCTCTTTCAGCTGGTCAACTACTTTGGTGATGTGCCCATGCCACTGACGGACGATCCTATTGCCAACGCAACGCTGGCCAGAACACCGGCGGCGCAGGTGTGGCAACAGATCATCAAAGATCTGACCGATGCACAGGGCCTGCTTACAGACAGCTATCCGGCTACACTGCGAACAAGGATCAACCGCCAGGCGGCGAATGCGCTGCTGGCAAGGGCTTACCTGTATACCCAAAACTGGCAGCAGGCGGAAACAACCGCCGGTGCAGTAATAGGATCGGGTGTATACAGCCTGAACCGGGATCTGAATGCAACCTTCACCAACACCAGCAGCGAAGTAATCTGGCAGCTGGCTACCTTAACCGGTCTTTCTATTTATACCACCAATACCGACCCTAATGGAGGCAGCTACGCTGCCGCTACAGGTACAGTGCCGGCAGTAACGTTAACGGATACACTCTATAACAGTCTTGAAGCAGGCGATCTGCGCAAAACTGCCTGGGTGGCTCCCACAGTAATCGGCGGCACTAACTATAAAGTGATCACCAAATACAAGCTGCGGGTGCTGGCAGCCGGTACCACCAACGGTAATGAATACAACGTAATGCTCCGCCTGGCAGAACAGTACCTCAT
The genomic region above belongs to Chitinophaga sp. 180180018-3 and contains:
- a CDS encoding RagB/SusD family nutrient uptake outer membrane protein, producing MLHLSINKKIITALLLTGSIFTSCRKLVEIGPPVTQVGLDQSFASDATASSAVLGIYNNSYTRSGLFPMSELPGISANELQNNVPGPSYDEFKSNSITVTNGLVANTLWYGNYAVLAQANAMLAGITKSNTLSASVKSQLTGEIKTWRAFMLFQLVNYFGDVPMPLTDDPIANATLARTPAAQVWQQIIKDLTDAQGLLTDSYPATLRTRINRQAANALLARAYLYTQNWQQAETTAGAVIGSGVYSLNRDLNATFTNTSSEVIWQLATLTGLSIYTTNTDPNGGSYAAATGTVPAVTLTDTLYNSLEAGDLRKTAWVAPTVIGGTNYKVITKYKLRVLAAGTTNGNEYNVMLRLAEQYLIRAEARAQLGNLGGAVADVDSIRKRAGLPLLDNNISKPDLLLAVEKERAAELFGEWGHRWFDLKRTPGIINAGKTRADDVLGGMRPATWKSTAILYPIPDAQRVANPALTQNPGYTN